In the Arachis hypogaea cultivar Tifrunner chromosome 20, arahy.Tifrunner.gnm2.J5K5, whole genome shotgun sequence genome, CAACCATACTAATACCATACCAAAAAATTCCCTCTCTATTTGCCAGCTCATTCTCAGTGTCAAAAATATACAACTGAGCAAATTTCGGTTGCTGCCCAGGCACGGGGAGTAAACTACCAATTCTATGGTAATTCTGGCCACAGAGAATAAATTGCGGTGGACCTGATCCATTACTAAGAGACGTGTCAACCCTTCCACCAATAGAAGTAAAACAAAACAAATTATTATATGCCCGAATGTTCTTAAAAAAATGTTTACTCCTTGGATCATTTCCACTCAAAAGCGAAACCAACAATTCAGGTGGCTCCTTCAACAATGGCAATTGCACTTTTCCTTTAAGGCAACACATTGAAAATACTGGTTGACTAACTTTAAATTCTCTGATAACACGTTCATCATACCAAAAGCCCGCACCACACCATGTGCAAGTGTAATTACAATCACCATGGTCCAAGTATCCTATTTATAAAATAATGAACATCAATGTTCTATTAtatgttgaaagaaaaaaaatctaccGATTaacagagagaagaaagaaaaagtattGGCATTAATTACTAAGACCAAATACAAACCTTTCGTCTCACTTGATGCAAATAATACATGGTCATTAATATCAACAAAGCTTGTGAATACATCATGGAGGATATCATGCATAACACCTTCATCTAACAAAGAACATTTATGTAGTCataaaaaaaatagcttaaagaatataataatatcaatactcaTTTATTATAAACAACTATTTATAACAACATACTGAAAATACTTGCTTACACATATGTATATACCTTTATTAGTATATATTGATCCAACACAAGATAGAATACTCTGAGATAAAAAGGCCGGTTGAGCTatataagaaaaatatagaaagaaaaataaaaaaatatgtgagaTACCCTAGACACGTAATACATCATTTGTTAAAGAAACAGTAATTGAAAAAAGAATCAAACTAACCATTTCTTATTCCAAGTGTCTCATCTTTTTTCCTCTTCATTGccaattttcttctctttctagCATCTTTAGATGATTCACTCATAGTATTGTTTGGTAAAGAATAACACAAGGAACAATAAGTAAATGGAATGtccaaaccaaataaaaaaagaacaacCTTTGGTTTTATATGAAAGAGAAATACACTACCCTAGTTGAATAGGGCATTTTAGCAAGTAGACCTCTTTGCCTAATAGCAATTATAGTCTaccaattttaattaaaaaaaaatctactttagGAACATGACATGTGATGGATGAAAAAGAATGTACTTTTTTAATACCTATGCAAAATGCATCCATAAAATCCATCAAACAAAAGAAATGACCAAAAGATCACTTCCAACTTGTGATGGATAAAAAAGAATGAACCTTTTTTAATGCATAAGCTACATTAGCCATTCTAGGCAAAATGCACCTAAGAAATCCACCAAACAAAAGAAATGGCCAAAAGATCACTTCCAACCTGTTCAATATAGATATATCAAGAAAGTACAAATCAATTCAACAACACATGAATATTCAGTCATCTAAATACCATAAAGCATTCACTTGGCAAAACCACATAAGTTTAGAAATAAACTAAATTGTCGAAGAAGAGATTTTTATATCATTAAAGAGCTACTGCATTTTAttgaatttcaaagaaataagtaCAAATATAAAGGGCTAAATAGCTAATTTGCCTAATGGCTAATGATATTGTGTCTACACCCTAGCACTTAATCTATTACATGAGAAAGATGCCCAAAAAACAATCCAAACAACTtatacaaaacatgaaaacacacAAATATTCTCATACACTACAATCAAATGCATCAAATGTTATTACATGGACACAACCAAAATACCTAATGCCCTAGATTAGTCCTAATCAGTAGCTCTAGTTAACTGCCATGGGCAGCCATCTCAATTAACCCATGTCCAGAGGAGCCATCATTCCCCGAGCCACGAGACTCATCAGCTTCATCAAATTGCAGCCTCAAGGATCTTCTCAACTTCTTCAACGAAGGCTTCACATCTTTCTCAGCATCAACACAACCTATATTAACGCCATCCACATACTCCAAGTGTAAACAATTGCATGAAAATATAAACCTAATTAGAGGGATAATTAATGAGTTCTAGTCAAAGGAACTTGATCATAAAATTAAGCGccctgtcaaaaaaaaaaaatttggcaacACTACTCACCTCTTCACTTTCATCAACTTCATCACATGACTTTTCAGAACTATCCACTTCATTAAACTTATCCACCACAGCATCAGCAGACTTTCTCTTGAAGAGAGGACACTATTAAATGACACAACATATTAGGTTCAATTTAAACACAACTCAAAAAAAGTGAAAAGTAAtacagaaaaaataatagaagaaactGCAATCATGGAATCTTAGCATCTTCATCAGCTCCCAAATCAACAACACTTGATTCTGGTTGGGTACATTGAGGCGAACCAGCAAAGAGCTCGGAGCAGCTGGAAGGAGTCAATCCCAAATTCAGTGATTTGGTAACCTTAGAGGGTTCCCCAAATGATCCATCTCCTTTTGGTACAAACCCAGCCTTGGATAATACAAAGCACATCCGATATAAGACATGAATAAAGGTGGAACaaccaaaaaatgaaaaattaaggaAAGAATTTATTTAAAAGAACCAATAGGTGCGAATTCCATTTTATACCTTTTCAGAAATCAAATCTGAACTAGAGAGCTCAAACATTCCAAGTATTGCAGCATCATCACAAACACGCCTCACTGGATAAGTCCCTTTGAATTTCTCCATCCCAACAGGCCTACTAAGAACCTTGAACAGCATAGTTTTTCCAACAATTTCTTGGAACATAGGAGGAGACTGTGTGCCAAACACAACCTACGAACAATATAAAACAGACACGACAGAAAAAATAAATCGGTAGAAACCGGAGGATAAGAAAACTCTTTAACAATAAAATCAGCGAATAAAAAGAATATAGCATTCGAGTGACTTACATCAACATCCTTAAGATGTTCAAACAGCTGGGCACAAGTCTTATTCAGTAGGTAACTTGCCTCACGATCAAAgaggacaaaaataaaaataccaGTGGAATCCTCAACTAACACCTTCACTTTAAACCTGGATTTTTTTAAGATGCACATAAATACTGGCCTAAGGTTAACAACTACGCAGAAATAATTCACTATTTAACAAAGCACAAAGGAAgcattgtaaaatatttatacctAGGAGTCACATTTGTAAAATGGATGTTGcaaaattgacaaaaataaatCCCAGATTCTGCCTAAACACCTCTGCCACACACACAAGCAAAGTACCACCAAGGACCATCCTCAACTATTTCAGCTATCTTCACTAGTACAACAAAGGTTCCAGCCTAAAAATATAAGACCAGGTCTATAAATGTTAAGACGTTATAACCAAAGATAGTTGTAATACAAACTAAAactgaaaaactaaaataaatactaaCAGCATAGTATTTTCAAGTACAAAGGAGGACAAAAGCATTAATATCGTTCCAAAACAAAGCAGTATTTATtaaggaatagaaaaagaaaatttaacacaAATTATCAAGAGTaaacatgataaaaaaaattaaactggtTCCAACCCGGTTGTTATCATCAAGCGACTTCACAGTACACATAGGTGTGAGCTTCATAAAATCTTCTTCTATTCCGATATTTTTTCCAGATCCAACAATGCCAATGGGTTGGGATGCACTAACTCCATGAGGAATAGAACTGTTAACAAATACAGCACcaacttaaataaataaacaatgacagtaacaaaaaaaaacacaacagaaactACATGTACAAAAATACCTTTTCCGAAAAGCTACCACCTCTGGGATGTCAAGATTAAATCCTAGCTTCGATGCAAACATAACATTCTGAAGTCCAACTCTacctaaaaatatatatatatatacattggtTACAGGAATATAGTGGTAAAACCAAGTGAACTTGGATAACTGACACACCTGAAATGAAATTTACATGATACAAACCTCTAAAAACCTTAACTTTGGCAAGCTGTAAAACCACAACTGGCTGTTCAGCATACCCAGAAGACAGAAATCGATTAAGTTCGTCAACATATTCACCAAATAAGGCACACCGAATCCTGTGACTGAAAACGACCAACAAAATCAACTACACTATTAGAAACTTGACTATACAAACACaccgaaaacaaaaaagaatcccAATAAGAGTAAGGGGTAGAAATTAAAGAACGCTAACTCATTTTCAGCAAGTTCCATCACAgccatcttcatcttctttccaTCTTTATCATATTCTTTCTCTTCCGACAGAGACCAACAGACCCACCACATCtcaaataaacattaaaaaaaaactattaggAAATAATGGCAACAAAGCAACATTCTACAAATCACAAAGAAACAAGACTGCAATCATtccagacaaaaaaaaaagtatgagCAAATAGCACAACATACCAACTAAGAAATCGGAATCCTCTTTGGTTTCCAAAAGTTCAGTGAATGGAGAGATTGTAAGAGCAGATTTTGGAATAAAATCGCAGATAGCATCCCTAACAGTGGTCCTGAACTGGAAAATCAACTTAAACTGATGCTTAGTGGCCCTATAAGATCCTTGGTTTGGCACAACAGAGAAGAGCTTCATTACATATACTCGACCCTCGGAGAGAAGTTGTTTGAACTTGTAAATCATAGTCTTCCGAACAATAGCTTGTATCTTGCACCCCTACCAATCAacataaattatactaaaaatctGATAAATGACAAATCGAATACagagaaaaacaaatttaaatgaaACAAAATTTCAAACCTCGATATAAAAAAGCCAAGGAGAAACACATCTAAATACAaaaaacaaacaaccaaaaaattttaatagatttAGACCACTATAACTCACAGATTCATCAACCAAAATCATTTCCATGGAGTTTGGGACAAGCTGACCAGTGAAAGTAGGAACAGTCCAAAGCCTAATCACCCTAACTTTGAGGTTCCATGCCTCTTTCTCAGGATTAATCTTATTAACCATATCCAAGGCAGTTGTCATATTGAAATGCAATTAGAGGGATGAAAGAGAAAACAGATTTCAGTCAATCAAACAACAACTAAGAAACACATACAACAGCAACATGAATGTGAGAAAAATCTGCCATGATCAATGGGTTCTGCCTTTATTTATAAACACAAATCAATTGAGTAATTTAAATTTCGAAATCCATAGAACCCTTATTTTGGGAGGGAAAAAAAGAAGCAAGATAGACATTTGAAAGATATTGGTGTTGATTGATCTTAGATATCAATCGAAAGATATTTGCAGGCCCCACTAAATAATCCTATATATAGGACCTAAGTCAACAACAATTGATACACCAAAAAGGTGTATAAATGGTAAGCTATATTAACCCTAAGTTATCTTCTATATAAATTTTAAGTTAATAGGAGAAGAGAGAATGGGATGAGAagaggatgagagagaagagagagataacAAAGACAACATGAGGTAACACCTAGAGAAAAGggagaactaaaaataaaaagaaaacctaTGCATAGATTTAGGAGTGGTAGACTTAGATGATGACACCTTTTAGTATAGATATCATTATTTGATTAGGCTTCCTATATAATTATATTTCCAATGGCAAATATATCATATTCCCAATGAAGATACACACAAGATAATTATCTATCTATGTAATGAAATACCAAAAATAAAGTGGACATCAATAAAGTTCAAAAATTGagctcaaaagaaaaaaatatatacatttaaaagggtgaaagaaaaaatatatttcagtTAATAAAGCAAACTCTGTAAAAAAGTAATACAATAGGCCAAAGAAATGTGAAAAAAATATGAATCAACAAATGGGTTATGGCTTTATGCATAAACATATATCAATTaagagatttgaattttgaaatacatAGAATCTTTACTCTGGGGGTGGGGAAGAAGTAAGTAACAtggaaatttaaaagataattagtGACCTCACATATCTAGACATCTAGCGAAAGATATTCACGGCCCCCAATAAGTAATCCTCTCCATAGATACTAAACTTAGAACAATAGATATAAATCTAGAGATATGTAGTAAACAGCCGCCCTATCAGTAATCTTTTTTATAGATCCTAAGCTAGCAGCAATATAGATGAGTAAGATAGAgaatagaaagagaataaaaagagaGGGAGGTGGAAGTTAACAAAAACATGAGGTGACACTAAGGGAAACGCAAGAACCAGAATAAGAAGAAAGCCTATGCCTAGATCTAGGAATGGTTAACTCATGCAATGAGCACACCTTTTAGTTTAGATATCATTATTTTAGTAGGCTTCAAATATATTTAGATTTCCAGTGAAAAAGTATATTATATTTCTAATGAAAATACACACAAGCTAATTTTTTATCTAGTTAAATACACATGAATAGATACGACATCAATAATTCTAAAACTATAAGCTAAATCTAAATAACTAAATCAATTGTACcacaaattacaaaaaataaataactaaatctaAATAACATGCAAGTTCAATTCAAGTGGTGTATAATAATACAAATAAGGATAAGCTTCtcataaattttaattcaaaaaagaGGAAAACAAAATATGTAAGTGATATGAAAGGAGTAGATGGAAAGGCAAAGATGAGATCCTTGATGGTTAGATTTAATAGAGAGAAAGTGCATTGGActgaattttatagaaatttccaTCTTTTACCATAGaagctttttaaaattaaatgtctaaaaatatatcattttaagAGTTAAAACAAAAGAGTTAAGAGTTCCAGTGAGAAGcaaatggtgaaaaaaaaaaaaagcaaagcagcaacactaattatttatttagttaaagaCCCAAAAAGAAATAGGGCATCAATAATTCAAAGATGAAAagctaatttagcatcataaataaaaataaaataaataacaccaTGATACCAAAAAATCAATCAAAGCAAACTCTCACAAGATTTTgtttatcaaataataaaataaaattcagagATATGCAaaagtcaaaaattaaaaatttgctcCCACCTAAAcagaatcaaattttgaaaaaaataaaaaactgaaaaataatGAAACTCACCTCAACCTCCAGCAATTAATATTGAGGTAAAAATAATCAAAAACTTTTTTCACCTACTAATTAACATACAAGAAAACAaaccaaacaaaaaaaagtttataaTGATAATAGTGAATGAAATAATAAAAGATCACGTCATtgcttattaaaaaaattattaggcaACTGAAATTCAAGGtagcaatttttttatttgaaagaatAATATGTTTTCATTTTTGGTATGTATGTTCTCGTCTAAGTTAAGCGACAGAGAATTGGTAAACTAACAATTGCTAAAACACTAACAAACGTTTTAAATTAACAACACCAAGGAAGTAAAAAGAACTTAGACAGCTGTGATTAAACCAAGGGAAACTGAATCTATTTATAAACACATCGAAGTGGATAAAGTGCAAAAAAACTATAATAATATCTTAATAAAGTTATATTggagtaaaaatttatatatgccATAAGATAatgcttattttttattttttttttatccctAAAAAGAGAACACTAAACAAATGGCATCTAGTAAATGCACAAACATGCCAAGGATTAGTCAATGACTGTGGCAAAAGAAGATCCGAACTTGTTAAATGGcatttagtaataataataatgaatgaaataataaaaaagtaactaATATAAAAGGAGAATatgaaaaggcaaagaagagatATTTGGTGGTTACAGATTCAATAGAAAGAAAGTGCATTGGATTGATTTTTATAGAATTTTCTACTTTTTATTACAGaagttttttaaatataaatgcataaaaattaatcatttaagagttaaaaaaataaaagttaagagTTCCAATGCAAACCAAATTGTGGAAAAAAAAGGCAGAACAACAacgctaattatttatttagttaaatacCCAAAAAGAAATTGAGCATCAATAATTCAAAGATTAATCTAATTTAGCATCAtcaatcataattttttaaaattaaatgcatCAAAAGGTATCATTCAATGATTAGAAATATAAGAGATAAATAGCTCCAATCTGAAGCAAATGAAGAAGCCAACAGTTGAAATTGAACCATATCGAACATAGTGCTCAGAAATAAAAGGACAAACAACAATAATATAAGCAGGGGAATTAAGGCCTTAAAAGTTAGAATAGTAGGGGAAGAAACAAAAGAAACTAACCCCTTTATTACCGGAGAAATGGCTTTTTACATCAACTAAGACATAATATAAGCAGGCAGAAGATAAGACCCAATTTTAAAAATTCCCATGTGGATAATAGTTGTAAGGGATACATAAAGAAATTTCTAACACACAAGATATCCTTACTTATAAAATCATGCAAGAAATCTAAATGAAGTACCCGTGATTATGCTCATCGGGGGCTCCACTACGTACAAACACTGGCGCAGCTTTGCATAGATTGGGAGGATCCAAAAATGAGAAAACCTACATTTACCGGATAGGCATGAGTGGATAATTTAAAAACCATTAACAACTCAAATTGACTTAAAAATTGGGGGCATACTATTTGCATTAACAACTCAAATTGACATAAAAATTGGGAGCATTTCTATACAATAGATAAGGAACCTGAACTTCATACTCGAAATCCCCCAAAAGATTTTCCACCAAATTTTCTGCTTATGCAAACAGACCAGGGTTAAATATAGGGATATTTGGAAGTTCTCAACCACCATGTACAGTAGCAGCAAAGTATATACCTCACCCACAAAATAATGTCTACAACGCTTATATTTACAGCTTGCATAACTACTAATTTCACTGTACTCACAATATTGAGTGCAACATAACAACTACGGTGGAATTCCAATAGCCAATACCTAAGCCCAAATCCTACAATATTAGGGGCAAGATCACAACTAATAACTAAAATCGTGCTCTACCTCGGACCAGgaagcatataaaaaaaaaaaaaccttaattACGTTACCGACAAGAACCCAAAATGAGAAAATGAGAAATGATAATCGCAATACTAAATTTCCAACAACCATCGCACCAAACCATGCCCGATTGCctcaaaaagggaaaagaaaggcGCAATTCTTtctataaagtaattaaaaaaagttTGTTGACGACAAAAAAACAAAAGCAGAAGGACTAACTAACCAGTATTGCGAGGGTTTATCACAATAAACTGAAATCGCGGTTGCGTGTTcttgaaaaaatcaaacaaaaagcaaTCGGATCGTGGAATTCATGAATTGTTGCGATATGATGAAGGAAAAGGAACAAAAAGTAGACTTTTTGACAACGAAGAGGGATACCTCGACCGCCTTGCGGCTCTGCAAACGGTAATCacagaaaggagagagaaagcaTTAGAGAGATATTGACAGAGAATGGAATCGATGAAAGGAAGGAGATTATAAAGGAACGAACCCATTGGGATAGGTCGATGTTGAACTCGTAGAAGGTGACGTATGCGGCGGTGATGAGGATTTCCTCGACGAAGGGGTGGATGCGCTGAAGATCAGTAAGGTTAAGGAGCTTGGTGCTGTGCTGGTCGAGATT is a window encoding:
- the LOC140183121 gene encoding uncharacterized protein encodes the protein MTTALDMVNKINPEKEAWNLKVRVIRLWTVPTFTGQLVPNSMEMILVDESGCKIQAIVRKTMIYKFKQLLSEGRVYVMKLFSVVPNQGSYRATKHQFKLIFQFRTTVRDAICDFIPKSALTISPFTELLETKEDSDFLVVLFLCDL